The following is a genomic window from Caproiciproducens sp. CPB-2.
GGCACCGTGCCGCTGATGTTCAGCTTCGGTGCGCTCAGCTCTTTCCTGAGCAGTAAATTCACCCATAAAATGATGAAGGCCAGCGCCGTTCTGGTGATGCTTCTGGGCGTCGTGATGCTCAACCGGGGATTTGCCCTTTCGGGAATCGGTTTCCCCGGTGTTTCCGCGGCGGCGGCCGGGGGCGGCAATATTGCCCGAATCGAAAACAATGTGCAGACCGTATCGACAACGTTGCAGCCCGGCAGCTACAGCCCGCTTGTCGTACAGAAGGGCGTCCCGGTAAAATGGACGATCAGGGCCGACGCGGACTCGCTGAACGGCTGCAACCGGACCATCACGATTCCGCAGTACAACATTACCAGGACGCTGGAACCGGGCGATAACGAGATTGATTTCACCCCGCAGGAGACCGGGAAAATCACCTATACCTGCTGGATGGGAATGATCCGGAGCAATATTACGGTCGTCGACGATCTTGGCAATATCACCGGGCAGGAGGTCGCGCAGGAATCCGGCCTTTCCGCGGGCGGTGCGTTTGCGGCGGGCGGATGCTGCGGCAACACCCCGGCGAGATTCGCGGACGGTGGGGTCCCCACGGACAGCATCGGCGTTGCAAAAATCAGCGGCAAGGAGCAGGAAGTAACGGTTAAGGTGGACGATCAGGGCTACACGCCCGCGGTGGTCGTTCTTCAGAAGGGGATTCCGGCGAAGATCAAATTCGATACCGGCAGCCTGAATTCCTGTAACAGCATCATGGTTTTTCCGGAATACGGCGGTCAGCTGAATCTGGACACGGATAAGGAAACGCCGCCGATTACGCCCGAGCAGGATTTTACTTTCCAGTGCGGGATGGGAATGCTCCATGGCTATGTAAAGGTGGTCGACGACCTCGGCAAAGCGGATCTGGACGCGATCAAAGCCGAGGTGCAGAACTATGTTCCCGCGGGCGGGGGCTCCGGCTGCTGCGGATAAATTATGAAAGAGGGATTCTTGAATGCTGAAAATTTTTAGACGGATGAAAGCATCCGTCAAACGCTCGTTGGACCGTATGGCAAAGGAAAACGAGAAGCAGTTCGGCGGCGGGGTGCCCGACTGCTGCAAAATGAACCGTCAGGCCAACGGACGGCCAAGAAAATAATACGCCGCTTTCAGAATCGGCAGGAAAATATGGTATAATAATCAAAACGGCAGGCTCCTTTTGAAAAAGGGGCTTTTGTCATTGGAGGCGGAAACGGATTGAACCGGAACAGAAAGCGGATTTTGGTTGTGGACGACGAGCCGAAAATTGTGGAGGTCGTGACGTCCTATCTTGAAAAAAGCGGATACGCCGTGCGCGGCGTTTTCAGCGGAAAAGAAGCCTATGAAAGCTTTGAAAGGGAGAAGCCGTCCCTTGTGATCCTCGACTGGATGCTCCCGGACACTACGGGGGAGGAAATCTGCCGGACGCTGCGGCAGAAGTCCGACGTCCCCATCATCATGCTGACCGCCAAGGTGGAGGAAGAGGACATCCTGCGCGGGCTGCAGATCGGCGCGGACGATTACGTGACCAAACCGTTCAGCCCCCGTCAGCTTGTGGCGCGGGTGGAGGCGGTTCTTCGCAGGACGGAAGGCAATTCGTCCCCGGTCCTTTCTTTCCGCCGGGGAGAACTGATCGTGGATATGGACGGTTACGACGTCATGCTGAGCGGCCGTCCGGCCGGTCTGACCCCCAATGAATTCAGAATTGTCGGCGCGCTGGCAAGGCACCCGAACAAGGTGTTTACCCGCGAAGAACTGATCGCCATTGTCAGCGGAGACGATTTTAACGGATTTGACAGGGTCATCGATACCCATATTAAAAATATCCGCCAGAAGATCGAAACGGACACCAGAAATCCGGAGTACATCCTGACGGTTCACGGAGTCGGATACAAGTTCGGAGGCGATTGAGCTGAAATACAGTTTAAAATCAAAATTGTCGTTTTCCTATGCGGTGATGTCGCTTCTGATGGTCGCGATTATCAGCTTCTGCATCAATGTTCTGCTGCAGAACCGTTTTCAGGACTATGTCATCAACCAGCGGGAGCAGAGGAACAGCGAAATCGTCAGTATGATCGAAAAGCAGTATAACGGGCTGAACGGCGGCTGGAATACGAACGTCATTGAAAATATCGGCGTGAACGCCCTGGAACAGGGAGTCATTGTCAGGCTGAAAAACGCGGAAGGGAAAACGGTGTGGGACGCCACGGTCCACAATAACGGCCTCTGCGTACAGATGCTGACCCATATGTCCGAAAATATGAACAGCCGCTATCCCGGCTTCAAGGGCGGGTATGAGCAGAAGACGTATTCCGTCAAGGCCGGCGCAAAGGAAGTCGGGCACGTCGAGCTGGGGTATTACGGCCCTTATTATTTTACGGATAACGACATCGCTTTCCTGAACAGCGTCAACACTATCCTGATTGCGGTGGGCATTTTGTCGCTTGTAATGGCGCTGATTCTGGGGACCTTTATGGCGAAGCGGGTGAGCGGGCCGATCTCCAAGTCCATCCGTGCCGCGGGGCAGATCGCAAAGGGGAATTTTCGGCAGAGAATCACGGAAAGCTCCGGAACGAGGGAAATGGCGCGCCTGACGGATACCATCAACTATCTGGCGGACTCTCTGGAGAAGCAGCAGGATTTAAGGAAGCGGATGACCGCCGACGTCGCGCATGAGCTGAGGACGCCCTTGGCGAACCTGCAAAGCTCCATGGAGGCAATGCTCGACGGGATCTGGGAGCCGGACGAGGCCCGGCTGGAAAGCTGCCATGAAGAAATCATCCGGCTGAACCGCTTGGTCGGCGACCTGGAAAAGCTGGAACGGTATGAGGCGGAAAACGCATCCCTTTCGCTTTCCGAATTTGACGTATCCGATCTGATCCGGCACATTCTGCATAATTTTGAATCGGAGTTCCGCAAAAAGGGCGTCGCGCTTTCCTTCGAGGGGGAGGAGGAAATCCTCCGCGCCGACCGGGATAAAATCAGCCAGGTCGTCACCAATCTTGTTTCCAACGCGCTCAAATATACCCCGGAGGGCGGACAGGTACGGGTGCGCGTGCGGGCTGCGGAGCACAGTACCGAACTGATCGTCAGCGACAGCGGGAAGGGGATTCCGCCGGAGGACCTGCCGTACATCTTCGAACGGTTTTACAGGGCGGACCGGTCGCGCAACAGGCTGACCGGCGGCCTGGGCCTTGGACTTACGATCACGAAGGCCATTGTGGAAGCCCACCGGGGAACCGTGGAGGTCGTGAGCGAGGTTGACAGGGGAACTACCTTTACAGTCAGCCTGCCGAAATCCGGATAATCAGTAAATCCTGCAAAAACATCCTTCGTAAATTTTACCGGCCGCTTACCGTCTGATACGGCCAGGAACGGATTCCTCCCATATTGCCGACGCGGGTATATCCCATTGCGGACAGCCGCCTGCAGGCGGCCGCAGCCCGCGCGCCGCTCAGGCAGTAAACCAGAATCTCCCGGCTTTTATCCGGCACAGTCTTCTTGATTCCCTGCTCAAGCTCGTTGAGAGGGATCAGCCTGCTTCCCGGAATACGGATTTCCCTGTATTCCTCGGGGGTTCTGACGTCAAGCAGAAGAAGATCGGGATTTTCCTCCAGCCTTTTTTTAGCCTCTTTCGGGGAAACGGTCTCATATGTTTTTGTTCTGAGTAATGTCTTGAACATTCTTTCATCACCTTTCTTTTTTATTAATATAACCGGATTCTTTTATTTTGTCTGTGACTTGGTAACAGAATGCCGACGCGTTTTATGAAAACAACGGATTAAGGGATTGTAATCTTGAAACGTGAGTGTTATAGTGAAAATGTCGATATCATTAAAACAGCAGAAAGGTGATAAGCATGGAATTTATTGAGAGTATTATTGAGAGAGCGAAACAGACGAAAAAGACCATTGTCCTGCCGGAGAGCAACGATATGAGAACCCTGCAGGCCGCCGCGGAGGTTTTGGAAAAGGGAATCGCCAATTTGATTCTTGTGGGCGACGAAGCGAAGATCAAAGAACAGGCCGGCGGGCTGGACCTTTCAAAAGCAAAGTTTGTAAATCCTCTGACTTCCACCAGCCGCGAGGACTATATTCATACATTTTATGAGCTGAGAAAAGCAAAGGGCATCACTCCGGAGCAGGCGGAGAAAATTATGGCGGACAACGTTTTCTGGGCCGTGATGATGGTGAAAAAAGGCGATGCGGACGGAATGGTTTCCGGCGCGGCGCACTCCACGGCGGATACGATCCGTCCGGCTCTGCAGATCATTAAGACCGCTCCGGGCGTAAAGCTCGTTTCCAGCTTTTTCGTTCTTTCCGTTCCCGACTGCGAATACGGCTGCGAGGGAAACTTTGTTTTCGCGGACTGCGCGCTGAATATTAACCCCAACGCGGACGAGCTTTCCGAAATCGCGATCGCGTCGGCAAAGTCATTCAAAAATATGGTCGGAGCGGAGCCCAAGGTCGCCATGCTGTCCTTCTCTTCTTACGGAAGCGGCAAAGACGAGCTGGTAGACAAAGTGGCGGAAGCGACGAAGCTGGCAAAGGAAAAAGCACCGGAGCTTACGCTCGACGGGGAGCTGCAGGCGGACGCGGCGCTGGTGCCGAGCATCGGCCAGTCCAAGGCGAAGGGAAGCAACGTAGCCGGTCAGGCAAACGTTCTGGTTTTCCCGGACCTGAACTGCGGCAACATCGCGTATAAGCTGGTACAGAGACTGGGGAAGGCGAAAGCGTTCGGCCCGGTACTGCAGGGAATCGCAAAGCCGGTCAACGACCTGTCCAGAGGCTGCTCGGCACAGGATATTGTCGGCGTCGTCGCCATGACGGCGGTACAGGCACAGTCCTGACCGGTATTTTTCATAAAAGGAGCCTTCTTCTTTAGAAGCGGGCTTACAGACCGCAGGACCAAGGAAAAGGGACTGCTGCAAGACGAAAGTTTTGCGGCGGTCCCTTTTTGTACGAACCCCCGGCTATGTGAACAGGGCAATAGGAAGCAGACAGAAAAATACCGCCGTTTTACGGGCGGTATTCTAAGAAAGAAGAGAAATATGAAAAAGATATTGAAACCCTCACCCGAGGGGCTTGTAATTGATTTTCCGGCCCTTGCGCCGACGTCGCGTCACAAACAAAGACCGGGGATACAAATGTATTTGCGATGTTTATAGTATAGGCATATTATGTGTATTTATGGTGAAGTTGATTTGAAAATTTCGAGAAATCTTTTCAATCTTTCAAAGGTGAGGGGCTCCCTGTTTCAGAAAATCCGCCGGGAAAGGTTCCGCTGGAGGCTCAAGATCAGAAAAAACCCGGAGGGATGTATCAAAAAACATCCCTCCGGGTCCGGCTCCCCTTAGATATAGAACATGAATCCGCCTTCCTGCGTCCTCTTTTCCACGTCATCCGCAATATCGTAAAGGGAGATCCTTTTCAGCTCCGCTTCAATTGCGTTGTCGATGACGGAAAAAACGGAGTGCTGCATGGCCTGTTCCATTGCGGGGGCTTTCTTTTCCACCGACTCTTCCGTTTTCTCGAACAGGGACTGCTCCAGTGACCGCAGGATTTCGTATGCATT
Proteins encoded in this region:
- a CDS encoding urease accessory protein UreH domain-containing protein; the protein is MERKLAQKTLKIEGMTCANCALKIESTLSGLSGVEKVSASYGSGTATVVYDPEIIRLEKIIAAIEELDYHVTDDKSRRSAEKESAAKEKAGGTADKKFVSQLIGVGLLLFAGYLIVQNTVGLNFIPEVSQNMGYGILFVVGLITSLHCVAMCGGINLSQCVSYRYGENDTGKWAKLKPSLMYNAGRVLSYTAVGGIVGGLGSVVSFSGTAKGIVSILSGVFMVMMGLNMLDLFPWLRKFVPRMPKFFGSKIYRNQGKRGPFYVGLLNGLMPCGPLQAMQIYALGTGSVLAGAASMFVFSLGTVPLMFSFGALSSFLSSKFTHKMMKASAVLVMLLGVVMLNRGFALSGIGFPGVSAAAAGGGNIARIENNVQTVSTTLQPGSYSPLVVQKGVPVKWTIRADADSLNGCNRTITIPQYNITRTLEPGDNEIDFTPQETGKITYTCWMGMIRSNITVVDDLGNITGQEVAQESGLSAGGAFAAGGCCGNTPARFADGGVPTDSIGVAKISGKEQEVTVKVDDQGYTPAVVVLQKGIPAKIKFDTGSLNSCNSIMVFPEYGGQLNLDTDKETPPITPEQDFTFQCGMGMLHGYVKVVDDLGKADLDAIKAEVQNYVPAGGGSGCCG
- the pta gene encoding phosphate acetyltransferase, yielding MEFIESIIERAKQTKKTIVLPESNDMRTLQAAAEVLEKGIANLILVGDEAKIKEQAGGLDLSKAKFVNPLTSTSREDYIHTFYELRKAKGITPEQAEKIMADNVFWAVMMVKKGDADGMVSGAAHSTADTIRPALQIIKTAPGVKLVSSFFVLSVPDCEYGCEGNFVFADCALNINPNADELSEIAIASAKSFKNMVGAEPKVAMLSFSSYGSGKDELVDKVAEATKLAKEKAPELTLDGELQADAALVPSIGQSKAKGSNVAGQANVLVFPDLNCGNIAYKLVQRLGKAKAFGPVLQGIAKPVNDLSRGCSAQDIVGVVAMTAVQAQS
- a CDS encoding response regulator transcription factor; its protein translation is MNRNRKRILVVDDEPKIVEVVTSYLEKSGYAVRGVFSGKEAYESFEREKPSLVILDWMLPDTTGEEICRTLRQKSDVPIIMLTAKVEEEDILRGLQIGADDYVTKPFSPRQLVARVEAVLRRTEGNSSPVLSFRRGELIVDMDGYDVMLSGRPAGLTPNEFRIVGALARHPNKVFTREELIAIVSGDDFNGFDRVIDTHIKNIRQKIETDTRNPEYILTVHGVGYKFGGD
- a CDS encoding RrF2 family transcriptional regulator, whose amino-acid sequence is MRISSKGRYGLAAMITMAQNYTTNECITIVSISEKLGISKIYLEQVFSLLKRAELVIAVKGAQGGYKLAMPPQKINAYEILRSLEQSLFEKTEESVEKKAPAMEQAMQHSVFSVIDNAIEAELKRISLYDIADDVEKRTQEGGFMFYI
- a CDS encoding sensor histidine kinase, translating into MSLLMVAIISFCINVLLQNRFQDYVINQREQRNSEIVSMIEKQYNGLNGGWNTNVIENIGVNALEQGVIVRLKNAEGKTVWDATVHNNGLCVQMLTHMSENMNSRYPGFKGGYEQKTYSVKAGAKEVGHVELGYYGPYYFTDNDIAFLNSVNTILIAVGILSLVMALILGTFMAKRVSGPISKSIRAAGQIAKGNFRQRITESSGTREMARLTDTINYLADSLEKQQDLRKRMTADVAHELRTPLANLQSSMEAMLDGIWEPDEARLESCHEEIIRLNRLVGDLEKLERYEAENASLSLSEFDVSDLIRHILHNFESEFRKKGVALSFEGEEEILRADRDKISQVVTNLVSNALKYTPEGGQVRVRVRAAEHSTELIVSDSGKGIPPEDLPYIFERFYRADRSRNRLTGGLGLGLTITKAIVEAHRGTVEVVSEVDRGTTFTVSLPKSG
- a CDS encoding LDCC motif putative metal-binding protein: MLKIFRRMKASVKRSLDRMAKENEKQFGGGVPDCCKMNRQANGRPRK
- a CDS encoding rhodanese-like domain-containing protein, whose amino-acid sequence is MFKTLLRTKTYETVSPKEAKKRLEENPDLLLLDVRTPEEYREIRIPGSRLIPLNELEQGIKKTVPDKSREILVYCLSGARAAAACRRLSAMGYTRVGNMGGIRSWPYQTVSGR